A genomic window from Drosophila sulfurigaster albostrigata strain 15112-1811.04 chromosome 4, ASM2355843v2, whole genome shotgun sequence includes:
- the LOC133846995 gene encoding LOW QUALITY PROTEIN: plasma membrane calcium-transporting ATPase 2 (The sequence of the model RefSeq protein was modified relative to this genomic sequence to represent the inferred CDS: inserted 7 bases in 7 codons) encodes MATIDGRPAQYGISLKQLRELMEHRGREGVAKISEXWGVHELCXKLYTSPNEGLSGSKADEEHRRETFGSNVIPPKPPKTFLTLVWEALQDVTLIILEVAALVSLGLSFYKPADEDAPVLEEEDEHHGWIEGLAILISVIVVVIVTAFNDYSKERQFRGLQSRIEGEHKFSVIRGGEVCQISVGDILVGDIAQIKYGDLLPADGCLIQSNDLKVDESSLTGESDQVXKGIDCDPMVLSGTHVMEGSGKMIVTAVGVNSQAGIIFTLLGAAVDEQEAEIKKMKKEAKKANKQKNKSQTGEAPTKSTSHAPQSHATNDGIKSESDGNHVQQQRSSSAAETGHXKEKSVLQAKLTKLAIQIGYAGSTIAVLTVIILIIQFCIKTFVIDDKPWKNTYANNLVKHLIIGVTVLVVAVPEGLPLAVTLSLAYSVKKMMKDNNLVRHLDACETMGNATAICSDKTGTLTTNRMTVVQSYICEKLCKVLPTLNDIPQQVGNLITMGISVNSAYTSNIMPGHNPGDLPIQVGNKTECALLGFVQGLGVKYQSIRDEIPEDRFTRVYTFNSVRKSMGTVIPRPNGGYRLYTKGASEIIMKSTCSFIYGHEGTLEKFTRDMQERLIREVIEPMACDGLRTISVAYRDFVPGKAAVNEVHIDGEPNWDDEENIMSNLTCLCVVGIEDPVRPEVPDAIRKCQRAGITVRMVTGDNINTARSIASKCGILKPNDDFLILEGKEFNRRIRDTNGDIQQHLIDKVWPKLRVLARSSPTDKYTLVKGMIDSTVTDNREVVAVTGDGTNDGPALKKADVGFAMGIAGTDVAKEASDIILTDDNFSSIVKAVMWGRNVYDSIAKFLQFQLTVNVVAVIVAFIGACAVQDSPLKAVQMLWVNLIMDTLASLALATEVPTPDXLLRKPYGRTKPLISRTMMKNILGQALYQLVIIFGLLLSVSDLILDIESGRNQDLNAGPTQHFTIIFNTFVMMTLFNEINARKIHGQRNVVEGLXTNPIFYTIWIFTMISQVVIIQYGKMXFSTKALSLDQWLWCIFFGIGTLVWGQLITSVPTRKLPKILSWGRGHPEEYTDAMNLGEERFDSIDSDKKPRAGQILWIRGLTRLQTQISVPVIGGELQERLIPVPYSKSNTDQAIRVVNAFRQGLDARYGEHTNTSLAEVLRKQTSLSKRLSETSSIEYADNIPDELTIPEIDVERLSSHSHTETAV; translated from the exons ATGGCCACAATCGATGGAAGACCGGCACAATATGGGATATCACTTAAACAATTACGCGAGCTTATGGAGCATCGTGGCAGGGAAGGGGTAGCAAAAATCAGTG TTTGGGGAGTTCATGAGTTGT AAAAACTATATACTTCTCCAAATGAAGGATTGAGCGGATCGAAAGCTGATGAAGAACATCGACGTGAAACGTTTGGCTCCAATGTCATCCCACCGAAACcaccaaaaacatttttaactcTCGTCTGGGAAGCTCTGCAAGATGTAACATTAATTATCTTAGAGGTTGCAGCCTTAGTGTCACTTGGTTTATCGTTTTATAAACCTGCCGACGAAGACGCTC CTGTACTAGAAGAGGAAGATGAACATCATGGTTGGATTGAGGGTTTGGCCATATTGATATCGGTCATAGTCGTGGTTATTGTTACGGCTTTCAATGATTATTCCAAAGAGCGTCAATTCCGTGGACTACAGAGCCGCATTGAAGGCGAGCATAAATTCTCTGTAATCCGCGGAGGAGAAGTATGTCAAATATCAGTTGGTGACATTCTTGTTGGTGATATTGCTCAGATCAAGTATGGTGATCTATTACCCGCTGATGGTTGCCTCATACAAAGCAATGATCTTAAG GTGGATGAATCTTCACTCACAGGTGAATCAGATCAGG AAAAAGGTATTGATTGTGATCCAATGGTACTATCGGGAACACACGTTATGGAGGGCAGCGGTAAAATGATTGTTACAGCTGTTGGAGTAAATTCCCAAGCTGGTATAATATTCACTTTACTTGGTGCCGCTGTCGACGAACAGGAagctgaaattaaaaaaatgaaaaaag aAGCTAAAAAGgcgaacaaacaaaagaacaaGAGCCAGACAG GTGAAGCCCCAACGAAATCAACATCTCATGCTCCGCAATCACATGCCACAAATGACGGAATTAAATCAGAATCGGATGGAAATCATGTTCAGCAGCAAAGGTCATCATCCGCTGCTGAAACTggcc aaaaagaaaagtctGTGCTGCAGGCCAAGCTAACCAAGTTGGCAATACAAATTGGATATGCTGGTTCGACAATTGCTGTGCTCACCGTCATTATTCTAATTATACAATTCTGCATTAAGACATTTGTTATCGATGATAAACCTTGGAAAAATACTTACGCCAACAACTTGGTTAAACATTTAATCATTGGTGTCACAGTATTAGTTGTGGCAGTACCAGAAGGTCTTCCACTGGCCGTTACATTATCGCTGGCCTATTCCGTTAAG aAAATGATGAAAGATAATAACTTGGTACGTCACTTAGATGCTTGCGAGACAATGGGAAATGCGACAGCAATTTGCTCAGATAAAACTGGTACTCTTACGACAAATCGGATGACCGTTGTTCAATCATATATATGTGAAAAGCTTTGTAAAGTACTGCCGACACTCAACGATATACCACAGCAAGTAGGCAATTTAATAACCATGGGCATTTCTGTAAACTCGGCATATACTTCCAACATTATG CCTGGCCACAATCCCGGCGACTTGCCAATTCAAGTGGGAAACAAGACGGAATGTGCCCTCCTTGGATTTGTTCAGGGCTTAGGAGTTAAATATCAATCAATTCGCGATGAAATACCCGAGGATAGATTTACTCGAGTTTACACTTTTAACTCAGTGCGTAAGAGTATGGGCACTGTAATACCCAGACCCAACGGTGGCTATCGATTGTACACAAAGGGTGCTTCAGAGATTATCATGAAAAGTAC ATGTTCATTTATCTACGGGCATGAGGGTACATTAGAGAAATTTACACGTGACATGCAGGAACGCTTAATACGCGAAGTAATTGAACCAATGGCATGCGATGGATTGCGCACAATATCGGTTGCTTATCGCGATTTTGTGCCGGGAAAGGCGGCTGTTAATGAGGTGCACATCGATGGAGAACCAAATTGGGATGACGAAGAAAATATTATGTCAAATTTAACTTGTCTATGTGTTGTTGGTATTGAGGATCCGGTACGGCCAGAAGTGCCAGACGCCATACGAAAGTGCCAACGTGCCGGAATCACTGTCCGAATGGTAACTGGTGATAACATCAATACAGCTCGATCAATTGCCAGTAAATGTGGTATTTTGAAACCAAACGACGACTTCCTTATTCTAGAGGGTAAAGAGTTTAATAGGCGAATTCGCGATACGAATGGCGAT aTTCAACAACATCTGATTGACAAAGTTTGGCCAAAATTACGAGTTCTAGCCCGTTCATCACCAACTGATAAATATACGCTAGTCAAAG GTATGATTGACAGTACGGTGACAGACAATCgggaagttgttgctgttacggGCGATGGTACTAACGATGGTCCCGCATTAAAGAAGGCCGACGTTGGTTTTGCAATGGGTATTGCGGGGACCGATGTGGCTAAAGAAGCATCAGATATCATTCTCACTGATGACAATTTCAGTAGCATAGTCAAGGCTGTTATGTGGGGTCGCAATGTCTATGATTCCATAgcaaaatttttgcaatttcagtTGACCGTCAATGTAGTAGCCGTCATTGTTGCATTTATTGGAGCTTGTGCCGTACAGGACTCCCCTTTAAAG GCAGTACAAATGTTATGGGTAAATCTGATTATGGACACTCTAGCATCACTGGCTTTGGCTACGGAAGTGCCAACGCCAG CTTTACTACGTAAACCTTATGGTCGTACTAAGCCACTTATATCACGCACAatgatgaaaaatattttgggGCAGGCCTTATATCAACTGGTAATAATATTTGGATTACTTTTGTCGGTAA GTGACTTGATTCTGGATATAGAGTCTGGAAGGAATCAAGATCTAAACGCTGGACCAACCCAacattttactattattttcaACACATTTGTTATGATGACATTGTTTAATGAGATTAACGCCCGTAAAATCCACGGACAACGCAACGTAGTCGAAGGAC TTACCAATCccatattttatactatatggATATTTACAATGATTTCACAG GTTGTCATAATTCAATATGGTAAAA GCTTTTCAACAAAAGCCCTGTCTCTTGATCAATGGCTATGGTGCATATTCTTCGGAATCGGTACACTAGTTTGGGGACAATTAATCACTTCAGTGCCTACACGAAAATTACCTAAAATTCTATC TTGGGGACGCGGACATCCAGAGGAATACACTGACGCTATGAATTTGGGTGAGGAACGCTTCGATTCTATTGACTCGGACAAAAAGCCGCGAGCTGGACAAATTCTATGGATACGAGGCTTAACTCGTCTTCAAACTCAA ATTTCTGTACCG GTAATAGGCGGCGAGTTGCAAGAACGGTTGATTCCGGTTCCCTATAGCAAGAGCAACACTGATCAAGCT ATACGTGTGGTGAACGCCTTCCGACAAGGTCTTGACGCTCGTTATGGTGAACACACCAACACTTCCTTGGCTGAGGTGCTGCGCAAACAGACATCGCTGAGCAAACGCCTTTCGGAAACTTCTTCCATTGAGTATGCCGATAATATACCAGATGAGCTGACCATACCCGAAATTGATGTAGAGCGGTTATCGTCCCACAGCCATACTGAAACTGCAGTCTAA